From Mytilus galloprovincialis chromosome 9, xbMytGall1.hap1.1, whole genome shotgun sequence, the proteins below share one genomic window:
- the LOC143045526 gene encoding carboxylesterase 5A-like, translating into MRLILVIFTVNIYYCLVTCEQTTLKTKLGNITGVERNILDNKLLEFRKIPYAKAPVGDLRFEKPVPYGSWTSPLDATTYSPSCYQVLPANVKNVLANKIVTEDCLFLNIYVPFTITPKTPKSVMVWIHGGGYSTGQAALYDAGRFATTGDVIVVTINYRLNVFGFLSTTDLNGNYGIWDQILAIQWVKNNIESFGGYSDSITIFGESAGAFSVGLLSIASLNDGLFQRAIMQSGVAISPYSMGKKANSSLVSQFLNCTHNEENLVSCLKKKTSSELYEGLLKSKFKQQAILEIQFAPVVDGELFLDDPLKLLNDVDSPASKFYRSLDVIIGTTSGESSLFVFTLQELQKLLRFNISDGIPTLVLTNLLAPQIANAFFNGNPKVIAAIMEQYGQSNDRMRQTFDILDLFTDLLFFVPAVHSLLLHDPNNAKKSRQFQYIFHGLPSFPLFGPLPPWFNRSEHAADTTYQFGNSFVSLPTLDTDLSNKFIKYWTNFAKTGDVNDADLPMWKEYDAIKAHYINLDANITPGQHLFQDRVKFWLNDIQQIHNPTSSGTCLRQITIGWHIFVSFMFSSVFFYF; encoded by the exons ATGAGACTGATATTAGTGATATTTACTGtgaatatttattattgtttAGTTACCTGCGAACAAAccacattaaaaacaaaacttggGAATATAACTGGTGTagaaagaaatattttagataaCAAACTTTTGGAATTTCGCAAAATTCCATATGCCAAAGCTCCAGTGGGCGATTTGCGATTTGAAAAACCAGTGCCTTATGGGTCGTGGACAAGCCCATTAGACGCAACCACATATAGCCCATCTTGTTATCAGGTATTACCGGCAAATGTGAAGAATGTTTTGGCAAACAAAATCGTAACTGAAGATTGTTTATTTCTTAACATTTACGTTCCCTTTACAATTACTCCTAAGACCCCAAAATCTGTGATGGTATGGATTCACGGAGGTGGATACTCTACTGGCCAAGCGGCTCTATATGACGCAGGACGGTTTGCTACAACTGGAGATGTAATTGTTGTTACTATCAATTATCGTCTAAACGTGTTTGGATTTTTAAGTACTACCGATTTAAATGGAAACTACGGAATATGGGATCAGATTTTAGCAATTCAGTGGgttaaaaacaatattgaatCATTTGGTGGATATAGCGATTCTATTACGATTTTTGGCGAGTCCGCAGGAGCATTCAGTGTTGGACTCTTATCGATCGCTTCACTAAATGACGGACTATTCCAAAGAGCCATAATGCAAAGTGGTGTAGCCATCTCCCCCTACTCCATGGGCAAAAAAGCCAACTCTTCCCTAGTTTCGCAATTTTTAAATTGTACACATAATGAAGAGAATTTAGTCAGCTGTTTGAAGAAGAAAACATCGTCTGAACTGTATGAAGGATTGCTGAAGTCTAAGtttaaacagcaagctatattaGAAATCCAATTTGCTCCAGTTGTCGACGGAGAACTGTTTCTTGACGACCCacttaaacttttaaatgatgtTGATTCTCCAGCATCTAAGTTTTATAGGTCATTAGATGTCATAATAGGCACAACAAGTGGCGAGTCATCACTTTTTGTTTTTACGCTTCAAGAACTTCAGAAACTACTTCGTTTCAATATATCAGACGGAATTCCTACACTTGTTCTTACAAACTTACTTGCACCACAAATCGCTAATGCATTCTTCAATGGCAATCCTAAAGTCATCGCTGCTATTATGGAGCAATATGGTCAATCAAATGATAGAATGAGACAAACCTTTGACATTCTTGATCTGTTTACAGATTTGCTGTTTTTTGTACCGGCTGTACATTCTTTACTGTTACATGATCCAAACAATGCCAAGAAAAGTCGCCAGTTTCAGTATATTTTCCATGGCCTACCATCCTTTCCCTTGTTTGGACCACTCCCACCTTGGTTCAACAGATCTGAACATGCAGCTGACACTACGTATCAATTTGGCAATAGTTTTGTGTCTCTCCCAACTCTGGACACTGATCTATCAAACAAATTCATTAAGTACTGGACAAACTTTGCAAAAACTGG AGATGTAAATGACGCAGACCTACCAATGTGGAAAGAGTATGATGCCATTAAAGCACATTACATTAATTTAGATGCCAATATTACTCCAGGTCAGCATTTGTTCCAGGATCGTGTTAAGTTTTGGTTAAATGATATCCAACAAATTCATAACCCAACATCGAGTGGAACATGTCTAAGGCAAATTACCATTGGATGGCATATATTTGTTTCATTCATGTTTAGTTCTGTATTCTTctacttttaa